From one Planctomycetia bacterium genomic stretch:
- a CDS encoding DUF1501 domain-containing protein yields MDLQLEFLKATTRRQFLGGCGVGFGAAALTALLDQPAQAVESTNPLAPKASHFPARAKHVIYLHMAGSPSQLDLFDYKPKLVELNGQKCPDELLKNERFAFIKGVPTMLGTPHKFAKYGASGAEISNLLPHLSELADDLCIVRSMVTDQFNHAPAQVFLNTGFARPGRPSMGSWLTYGLGSESQDLPGFAVLVSGGKTPDGGASLWGSGFLPSVYQGVQFRAQGEPVLYVSNPNGMDSDTRRRSLDALKSLNQLQLETFGDPETLTRIEQYEMAYRMQTSVPELMRIDDEPAHIHELYGTKPGEMSLANNCLLARRLVERGVRFVHLYDWGWDHHGAGKGNDIVEALPEKCKETDQPIAALVKDLKQRGLLDSTLVVFSGEFGRTPMNEARNGSTFLGRDHHPHAFTLWMAGGGIRAGYTHGATDELGYRAVDDMVHVHDLQATILHLLGLDHTKLTHKFQGRQYRLTDVHGNVVQRLLG; encoded by the coding sequence ATGGACCTCCAACTCGAATTTCTGAAAGCCACCACGCGGCGCCAGTTTCTCGGCGGCTGCGGCGTCGGTTTTGGCGCGGCGGCGCTCACGGCGCTGCTCGATCAACCCGCGCAGGCCGTGGAGAGCACGAATCCACTCGCGCCGAAGGCTTCGCACTTCCCCGCGCGCGCGAAGCACGTCATTTACCTGCACATGGCGGGCTCGCCTTCGCAGTTGGATTTGTTTGACTACAAGCCGAAGCTGGTCGAGCTGAACGGCCAGAAGTGCCCCGACGAGCTACTGAAGAACGAACGTTTCGCCTTCATCAAGGGCGTTCCGACGATGTTGGGGACGCCGCACAAGTTTGCCAAATACGGCGCAAGCGGCGCGGAAATCTCCAATCTGCTGCCGCACTTGTCCGAGCTGGCCGACGATCTCTGCATCGTCCGCTCGATGGTCACCGACCAATTCAATCACGCCCCAGCGCAAGTTTTTCTTAACACCGGCTTTGCCCGCCCCGGCCGGCCGAGCATGGGCTCGTGGCTCACCTACGGACTCGGCAGCGAAAGCCAGGACCTGCCCGGCTTCGCGGTGCTGGTCTCCGGCGGCAAAACGCCGGACGGCGGCGCGTCGCTGTGGGGAAGCGGTTTTCTGCCGAGCGTTTATCAAGGTGTGCAATTCCGCGCGCAAGGCGAGCCGGTACTGTACGTCTCGAATCCGAATGGGATGGATTCCGACACGCGGCGGCGTTCGCTCGACGCGCTCAAGTCGCTCAATCAGTTACAACTCGAAACCTTCGGCGACCCGGAGACGCTCACGCGCATCGAGCAATACGAGATGGCCTACCGGATGCAAACCTCGGTGCCGGAGTTGATGCGCATCGACGACGAGCCGGCCCATATCCACGAGCTATACGGCACCAAGCCGGGCGAGATGTCGCTGGCGAACAATTGCCTGCTCGCGCGGCGACTCGTCGAGCGCGGCGTACGCTTCGTACACTTGTATGATTGGGGCTGGGATCACCACGGCGCCGGCAAAGGGAATGACATCGTCGAAGCGCTGCCGGAAAAATGCAAAGAGACCGACCAGCCGATTGCCGCGCTCGTGAAAGACTTGAAGCAGCGCGGCTTACTGGACTCGACGCTGGTCGTGTTCAGCGGCGAGTTCGGTCGCACGCCGATGAACGAGGCCCGCAATGGCTCGACCTTCCTCGGCCGCGATCATCACCCGCACGCGTTCACGCTCTGGATGGCCGGCGGCGGCATTCGCGCCGGCTATACGCACGGCGCCACCGACGAACTCGGTTACCGCGCCGTCGACGACATGGTCCACGTCCACGACCTACAAGCCACGATCCTCCACCTCCTCGGCCTCGACCACACCAAACTCACGCACAAGTTCCAGGGCCGCCAGTACCGCTTGACGGACGTGCATGGAAATGTCGTCCAGAGGCTGCTGGGATGA